One Falsihalocynthiibacter arcticus DNA segment encodes these proteins:
- a CDS encoding tetratricopeptide repeat protein → MTATKFVLLFASLFLTACDPTGGSGVNGTLAPGVSSENGVDGLLVGHRLMEAGEYELALKAYLRAASEQGMTIDVLSALGSVNLRLGRLGQSEKLLRQAVKKDPTFVPAWNNLGVVLMETGQTGEASRVFQTAYALDSGESDSIRKNLRLALEKIDNTTYAEEDVSNYELVRRGSSSYLLLATPREN, encoded by the coding sequence ATGACAGCCACGAAATTTGTTCTCCTCTTTGCCAGTCTCTTCTTAACCGCCTGTGATCCCACGGGCGGTTCTGGCGTGAATGGTACTCTCGCTCCCGGTGTTAGCTCCGAAAACGGCGTAGATGGCCTTCTCGTAGGACACCGATTGATGGAAGCTGGCGAATATGAACTCGCCCTCAAAGCCTATTTACGCGCCGCCTCCGAGCAGGGAATGACCATAGATGTGCTCAGCGCGCTTGGTTCGGTGAACCTGCGTCTTGGTCGACTAGGACAATCTGAAAAACTGTTGCGACAAGCTGTGAAGAAGGACCCCACTTTCGTTCCTGCATGGAATAACCTCGGGGTTGTCTTGATGGAAACTGGCCAAACGGGTGAAGCCAGCCGCGTATTCCAAACGGCTTATGCCTTGGATAGTGGCGAAAGCGACTCAATTCGCAAAAATCTTCGCTTAGCGCTCGAAAAAATTGACAATACGACCTATGCTGAGGAAGATGTAAGTAATTATGAGTTGGTTCGGCGTGGTAGCAGCAGCTATTTACTCCTCGCAACTCCACGAGAGAATTGA
- a CDS encoding CpaF family protein yields MFSRYSKKDAVKSTAKIVEAAPKVTSSAPKAPSLRKALVAGAAAPQDKEVKRKSRLSEIKVEIHSRLLDNLNLAALEKASEKDLRAEILAIASESLEDMGVVLNREERAALNGELFDEVTGLGPLEPLLRDETVNDILVNGPQQIFVERDGKLELTSITFKDEKHLLRIIDKIVSAVGRRVDESNPYVDARLQDGSRFNAMVPPVAVDGSLVSIRKFKKDKLGIDDLVNFGAFTEEMAAYLQAAVATRLNIIVSGGTGSGKTTTLNALSSFIDNAERILTIEDTAELQLQQTHVGRMESRPPNVEGKGEVSARDCLKNALRMRPDRIIVGETRGEEVIDMLQAMNTGHDGSMTTIHANSARDGVSRLENMIAMAGIEMPLKAVRSQISSAVNLIVQASRLQDGSRRMTSITEITGMEGDVISMQEIFRYQRVGLTPDNKIIGHFTATGVRSHFSERFRMWGYDLPATLFEPTKMAAE; encoded by the coding sequence ATGTTTTCACGTTACAGCAAAAAAGACGCCGTAAAATCAACAGCTAAGATTGTTGAAGCCGCTCCAAAGGTCACCTCAAGCGCTCCCAAAGCGCCGAGCCTTCGTAAGGCATTGGTCGCAGGAGCCGCAGCACCGCAAGACAAAGAAGTTAAACGCAAATCCCGTCTCAGCGAGATCAAAGTTGAGATTCATAGTCGCCTATTGGACAACCTGAACTTAGCGGCCTTGGAAAAAGCGAGCGAAAAAGATTTGCGCGCCGAAATTCTTGCCATCGCGAGTGAGTCCCTGGAAGACATGGGAGTTGTTCTCAATCGTGAAGAACGCGCCGCGCTGAACGGGGAACTTTTTGACGAAGTGACCGGCCTTGGGCCGCTTGAACCTCTCCTGAGGGATGAGACCGTGAACGATATTCTCGTGAATGGCCCACAGCAAATATTCGTGGAGCGCGACGGGAAACTGGAACTCACCAGCATCACTTTCAAGGACGAAAAGCACCTTCTCCGGATTATCGACAAAATTGTTTCCGCCGTTGGCCGTCGTGTTGATGAGAGCAACCCTTATGTGGATGCGCGGCTTCAAGATGGCTCTCGTTTTAACGCCATGGTGCCCCCTGTTGCCGTAGACGGCAGCTTGGTTTCAATTCGTAAGTTCAAAAAGGACAAGCTGGGCATTGATGATCTGGTAAACTTCGGTGCCTTCACCGAGGAAATGGCCGCCTATCTTCAGGCCGCCGTTGCCACGCGCCTGAACATCATCGTTTCTGGCGGTACTGGCTCGGGTAAGACCACAACGTTAAACGCGCTTTCGTCCTTCATTGATAACGCCGAACGCATCCTAACAATCGAGGATACGGCGGAGCTTCAACTCCAGCAAACACATGTTGGACGCATGGAGAGTCGCCCGCCAAACGTTGAGGGCAAAGGCGAAGTTTCCGCGCGCGACTGTTTGAAAAACGCTCTTCGGATGCGCCCAGACCGTATCATTGTTGGGGAGACGCGTGGCGAAGAAGTTATCGACATGTTGCAAGCCATGAACACGGGCCACGACGGCTCTATGACCACAATCCACGCCAACTCGGCGCGTGATGGCGTTAGCCGTCTGGAAAATATGATCGCGATGGCCGGCATTGAGATGCCGCTCAAGGCTGTGCGCAGCCAGATTTCTTCGGCTGTTAACCTCATCGTTCAAGCCAGCCGCCTTCAAGATGGCTCGCGCCGCATGACCTCGATCACCGAGATCACGGGCATGGAAGGCGACGTGATTTCGATGCAGGAAATATTTAGATATCAACGTGTTGGACTAACCCCCGATAACAAGATTATTGGTCACTTCACAGCCACAGGTGTGCGCAGCCACTTCTCAGAGCGGTTCCGCATGTGGGGTTATGATTTGCCAGCCACCTTGTTTGAACCCACCAAAATGGCCGCGGAGTAA
- a CDS encoding type II secretion system F family protein: MIISAAPLIYVLIFVSVLVLVEGIYLTVFGKSISLNSRVNRRLDMLEKGGGREQVLEQLRKEMGQHLKSRGIPLYSLLAVKAQKANIAFSPAQLILVMVGMAGVAFLGLTIATGASAPIRVGLAILMGITAVFMWVNGKAKKRMALLEEQLPDAVELMVRSLRVGHPFSSAIAIVAKEVADPLGTEMGVIADENAYGRDVGEALKHLAERMDMQDLRFLAVAVTIQQISGGNLAEILDGLAKVIRARFKLFRRVNAITAEAKWSGMFLSGFPLLALVGISVLQPDYYDGVKETSVFIPACLVVAGFLTANIFVMRSLVNIKV, translated from the coding sequence ATGATTATCAGTGCAGCCCCTCTGATTTACGTCCTCATTTTCGTATCGGTATTGGTCCTTGTTGAAGGGATCTACCTGACGGTTTTTGGCAAATCCATTAGCTTGAACAGTCGCGTAAACCGACGCCTTGATATGCTGGAAAAAGGCGGCGGGCGGGAACAAGTTCTCGAACAACTTCGCAAGGAAATGGGGCAACACCTCAAATCGCGCGGCATTCCTCTCTATTCACTGTTGGCTGTTAAGGCGCAAAAAGCGAACATCGCCTTTTCACCCGCACAGCTTATTCTCGTGATGGTCGGGATGGCGGGCGTTGCCTTCCTCGGTCTGACAATCGCCACGGGGGCTTCCGCGCCAATTCGCGTTGGACTCGCAATCTTGATGGGTATCACCGCCGTTTTTATGTGGGTGAATGGCAAGGCCAAAAAACGCATGGCACTGCTCGAAGAGCAACTGCCAGACGCAGTTGAGTTGATGGTGCGCTCCCTGCGTGTTGGGCACCCCTTTTCGTCTGCAATTGCCATTGTCGCAAAAGAAGTTGCCGATCCCTTGGGAACCGAAATGGGCGTCATTGCCGATGAAAATGCCTATGGTCGCGACGTTGGCGAAGCGCTAAAACACTTAGCCGAACGCATGGATATGCAGGATTTACGCTTCCTTGCGGTTGCCGTGACGATCCAGCAGATTTCCGGTGGCAACTTGGCCGAAATTTTGGACGGATTGGCGAAAGTTATCCGAGCGCGTTTCAAACTTTTCCGCCGCGTGAATGCGATTACCGCAGAGGCTAAATGGTCTGGTATGTTCCTCTCCGGCTTCCCGCTTTTGGCCCTTGTTGGCATCAGCGTCCTTCAGCCAGATTACTATGACGGCGTGAAAGAAACCTCTGTCTTTATCCCCGCTTGCCTCGTTGTGGCTGGCTTCCTCACGGCGAACATTTTCGTAATGAGATCGCTTGTGAACATCAAAGTTTAG
- a CDS encoding type II secretion system F family protein, which translates to MGLIDTFKTMLIDNFGDVTVGLAIIAGALGILLILGTLPFLMRKTVDPLDKLRQTRTNGEQGKTQALRSGKNDKLEKYSNFLEPQDEEEYSAVRLKLLQAGYRDKTSVRTYHFAQFALGILALILGAIYTLTQSGSEDAGLQSSMMSILLPGIIGYMAPKYWVNRRLQMRQEAIINGFPDSLDLMLVCVEAGQSMDQSILRVSEEIRAGFPDLADEFAIVAHESKAGKDKVQVLNDMAERCGVQDVRSFVTVLNQSQTFGTSISDALRVYAEEMRDKRVMRAEEKANKLPTKMTLATMMLTVPPLLIILIGPSVYGIATTLGSAGL; encoded by the coding sequence ATGGGACTTATTGATACTTTCAAAACAATGCTGATCGACAACTTTGGGGATGTCACTGTCGGGCTTGCGATTATTGCTGGCGCCCTCGGAATTCTCCTCATTTTGGGCACCCTTCCGTTCTTAATGCGCAAGACGGTCGACCCATTGGACAAGCTGCGCCAGACACGGACCAATGGTGAGCAAGGCAAAACGCAAGCCTTGCGGTCGGGCAAGAACGACAAGTTGGAAAAATATTCCAACTTCTTGGAGCCACAAGACGAAGAAGAATACTCCGCTGTGCGCTTGAAACTTTTACAGGCTGGCTATCGCGATAAAACCTCGGTGCGCACCTATCATTTTGCACAATTCGCATTGGGTATTTTGGCGCTTATCCTTGGGGCCATCTATACTTTGACCCAATCAGGTTCAGAAGATGCGGGCCTGCAATCGTCGATGATGAGCATCCTCCTTCCCGGAATTATCGGTTATATGGCCCCAAAATACTGGGTAAACCGTCGTCTCCAAATGCGCCAAGAGGCGATCATCAACGGCTTTCCTGACTCCCTCGACTTGATGCTCGTCTGCGTCGAGGCGGGGCAATCCATGGACCAATCCATCCTCCGCGTAAGTGAAGAAATCCGCGCAGGATTTCCAGATTTGGCCGATGAGTTTGCCATCGTTGCCCACGAATCCAAAGCGGGTAAGGACAAGGTGCAGGTTCTCAACGACATGGCCGAACGCTGTGGTGTGCAAGACGTACGTAGTTTTGTGACCGTTTTGAATCAGTCCCAGACCTTCGGGACATCCATTTCCGATGCGCTCCGTGTATATGCTGAAGAAATGCGCGACAAACGGGTGATGCGGGCCGAAGAAAAGGCCAACAAATTGCCAACAAAAATGACTTTGGCCACGATGATGCTGACAGTTCCGCCACTATTGATAATTCTTATTGGCCCATCGGTTTATGGTATTGCCACAACACTAGGAAGTGCGGGACTCTAG
- a CDS encoding tetratricopeptide repeat protein, with protein sequence MRHPIFLTLCLSSAIALAACEDSSNSADVKRAIKDINVIDESNLNDIMLTVADPNEGVLYYKKAVLSDPSRMDFHRGLAVSLVRAKKPDESLSSWKTVVASSEGTSTDQVDYADALIRSNKWDEAEVVLDQVSPTVETFKRYRLEAMVADSNKEWTKADSYYETAVGLTTTPANVLNNWGYSMLTRGNYARAEKLFGESISYDTKLFTAKNNLVLARGAQRNYEMPIVPMTQEERALLLHTMALTAVKQGDVATGKGLLKESIDTHPQHFEAAVRSLTALEGGA encoded by the coding sequence ATGCGCCATCCAATTTTTCTAACGCTGTGCTTGAGCAGTGCAATAGCTCTTGCCGCCTGTGAAGACTCGTCGAATTCAGCCGATGTCAAACGTGCGATAAAAGACATTAACGTCATTGACGAGAGCAACCTGAACGACATCATGTTGACGGTTGCAGATCCAAATGAAGGCGTTCTCTATTACAAAAAAGCCGTCCTCAGCGACCCCAGTCGGATGGATTTCCATCGGGGCCTTGCGGTGTCTTTGGTGCGTGCCAAGAAACCCGATGAATCTTTGAGCAGCTGGAAAACCGTTGTTGCAAGCAGTGAAGGGACAAGCACCGATCAGGTTGATTACGCTGACGCGCTGATCCGATCCAATAAGTGGGATGAAGCCGAAGTTGTGCTGGATCAAGTCTCCCCCACAGTCGAAACTTTTAAACGGTATCGCCTCGAAGCTATGGTCGCGGACTCGAACAAAGAGTGGACCAAAGCGGATAGTTACTATGAAACCGCGGTAGGACTGACAACGACACCGGCAAATGTTTTGAATAACTGGGGCTACTCGATGCTGACCCGTGGGAATTACGCACGGGCCGAAAAGCTCTTTGGCGAGTCAATTTCCTATGACACCAAACTATTCACTGCCAAAAATAATCTGGTATTGGCTCGGGGTGCACAGCGCAATTACGAAATGCCTATTGTCCCCATGACCCAAGAAGAGCGTGCTTTGTTGCTTCACACGATGGCCCTTACCGCCGTCAAGCAAGGGGATGTGGCTACCGGCAAAGGTCTCCTCAAGGAATCGATTGATACCCATCCACAGCACTTCGAAGCGGCTGTTCGCTCCCTGACTGCCCTTGAAGGTGGCGCTTAA
- a CDS encoding prepilin peptidase encodes MDLALSASAAKVFLPFVLPICVWVMFSDLKHMKIRNTAVLALVAIYAVIGFFALPLDVYFSGWMQGLVMLVVGFVAASIGLVGAGDAKVFAAISPFVAREDIPKFTILLATCLLVGFVAHRLVRASPLAKKLAPEWESWHRKKEFPAGISLGFLLALYLILAAFFNV; translated from the coding sequence TTGGATTTAGCACTTTCCGCTAGCGCGGCGAAAGTCTTCTTGCCTTTCGTCCTGCCCATTTGTGTTTGGGTCATGTTTAGCGATCTTAAGCACATGAAAATTCGCAATACGGCCGTCCTAGCGTTGGTCGCGATCTACGCGGTTATCGGCTTTTTCGCCCTCCCTTTAGATGTCTATTTTTCCGGATGGATGCAGGGGCTTGTTATGCTCGTCGTGGGCTTTGTTGCCGCAAGCATAGGTTTAGTGGGCGCAGGAGACGCAAAGGTATTTGCCGCGATTTCCCCTTTCGTTGCGCGAGAGGATATCCCGAAATTTACGATTTTACTCGCAACCTGTTTGCTCGTCGGATTTGTTGCGCACCGGCTTGTGCGTGCTTCGCCTTTGGCGAAAAAACTCGCGCCCGAGTGGGAAAGTTGGCATCGCAAAAAAGAGTTCCCTGCGGGGATCTCTCTAGGATTTTTGCTCGCGCTCTACCTCATTCTTGCTGCTTTTTTCAACGTCTAA